CATGGCGGCCAGTACTTCCGCCGGCACCCAACAGGTCGCCGGTTTTTTGAATTCTATGGCGAGAATCTCTTCCGCACCGACCTTTCCAGCTCGGACGTTGCGCTTGGCGACCTCCTGATCCACGAAGGCGCCCCTGAGGAAGCGCTTGACCGTGCAGCCGAGGTTTTCCACGCTGACGACACTTGGTTCGTTCTCAACGGCACTTCCTCCTCGAACAAGGTTGTCTTGAACGCCCTCCTCGCGCCTGGAGACGTCGTACTGTTCGACCGCAACAACCACAAGTCGATCCACCATGGCAGCCTCGTTATGGCGGATGCCAAGCCTGTCTACCTTGAGACTGAACGCAATGCGTTCGGTTTGATCGGCGGTATCGACGCGCATTGCTTCGACGAAGACTACATTCGTGAGCGTGTAGCGAAGGTTGACCCGGAGCGCGCCAAGGCTGAACGCCCCGTTCGCCTCGCGGTGTTCCAGCTTGGTACGTACGACGGCACGATCTACAACGCTCGCCGCGTCATCGATCAAATCGGGCACCTTTGTGACTACGTGCTGTTCGACTCCGCGTGGGTTGGCTACGAACAGTGGATCCCGATCATGAAGCAGTCGTCGCCGATGCTTCTTGAACTCAACGAAAATGATCCTGGCATCATCGTTACCCAGTCGGTCCACAAGGGTATGGCGGGCTTCTCTCAGGCTTCGCAGATCCACAAAAAGGACAACCACATCAAAGACCAGGCTCGTTACTGCGATTCCGATCGCTTTAACAACGCTTACATGATGCATGCTTCGACCAGCCCGTTCTATCCAATGTACGCTTCGCTGGACGTTAACGCACGCATTCACGCTGGTGGCTCGGGTGAGAAGCTCTGGGAAGAGGCACTTCGTGTTTCGATCGAAGCGCGCAAGATGATTCTGAAGGAGTGCAAGTACATTCGTCCGTTCCTGCCGCCGACCGTCAACGGTGTGAAGTGGGAAGACACCCCGACCGAAGAGATCATGGCAAGCCGTGAATACTTCGAGTTCAAGCCGGGAGAAACTTGGCACGGATTCCCGTCGTATGAGGAAGGTCAGTACTTCATTGACCCGATGAAGTTCCTTTTGACCACTCCGGGTGTTCGTAACACTGAGGACGGTTACGAGTACGAAGACTTCGGTGTCCCTGTCAATATCCTCGCGAACTACCTGCGTACGCTTGGAATCATCCCCGAAAAGTGTGACCTTAACACTATTCTCTTCCTTATCACTCCAGCGGAAACCCTTCCGAAGATGCAGGAATTGGTAGCTGCGCTTGTTCAGTTTGAACAAATGCTGGAAGAGGATGTACCGTTGGCCGAGGTGCTTCCGCGAGTTTACGCTGAAAATGAAAAGCGTTACCGCGGGTACACTATTCGCCAGCTCTGCCAGGAGATGCACGACTTCTATAAAGAGCGCGAAGTTGCGAAGCTTCAGCGGGCAATGTTCCGAGAAGAGACGCTGCCAAAGAGTGAAATCAGTGCGCGCGATGCGAACACTGCGCTCATTGCCGGAAACGTCGAGCTCATCCCGCTCAGCGAGGCTGAGGGCCGAATTGCAACTGAGGGCGCGCTACCTTACCCTCCGGGCATTATCTGTGTTGTGCCCGGTGAGGTGTGGGGTGGTGCCCAACTCAAGTACTTCCTCACACTTGAAGAGGGCATCAATGTGCTTCCCGGCTTCGCGCCGGAGCTCCAGGGTGTGCACATGGTGAACGAAGACGACGGCTCGACGCGAGCTTACGCCTACGTAGTCAAAAACTAAATAATTTTTCAAAGGGGTGGGGCCGCGGAGGCCCCCGGCCCCACCCCTGACTATGGAGATTTGAAACATGAACGATAAACCAGTTCAAAAGAAAATGGGAGTTGTGCAGTTGACCATCCTCACGATGGTTAACATGATGGGCTCCGGCATTATTATGCTTCCTACGAAGCTTGCTCAAATCGGCACAATCTCGATCCTTTCTTGGATTGTTACCGCCGGCGGTGCGACAATTCTTGCGTACTGTTTTGCCAAGCTTGGTCGTTACAGCCGAAACGCTGGTGGGATGGGCGGCTATGCCGAATACGCTTTCGGTAAGTCCGGCTCGTTCATGGCCAACTACACCTACATTCTCTCGCTCGGCATTGCCAACATTGCTATCGCTATCTCGGCTGTTGGCTACGGCCTTACGCTCTTCGATATTGATACGTCAGGCATGAGCAACGGTCCTCTGATTGTGGGTGGCCTCGCCATCGCCACGATGTGGCTCGCGACCGTTCTTAACTTCGGCGGTGCCAGCATTACCGGCAAGATCGGTTCAATTACCGTGTGGGGCGTTATTGCCCCGGTTCTCGGCATCTGCATCATTGGTTGGTTCTGGTTCTCGCCGTCGACTTGGACCGCTGCTTGGAACCCGCATGACCTTGGCTTCTTCAAGGCTGTTTCGTCGTCGATCGCCATGACACTGTGGGCCTTCCTGGGGCTCGAGTCCGCATCGGCTAACTCTGACGCTGTCGAGAACCCCGAAAAGAACGTTCCGATTGCTGTTATGGGCGGTACCCTCGGTGCCGCAGTCATGTACATCCTTTCGACTAACGTTGTCGCGGGTATCGTGAACCACGAGGAACTCGCTGCATCGAACGGCCCGTTCGGTCTGGCCTTCGCTCACATGTTCAACCCGACCGTTGGTCGCATCATCACTGCCCTCATGGTCATCGCTTGCTTTGGCTCGCTGCTCGGGTGGCAGTTCACCATCGCCGAGGTGGCGCGTTCGATGGCGAAGGTTGGGCAACTCCCCAAGATCTTCAACCATGTCACCAAGGCTGGTGCGCCGATTATCGGCATGTGCATCATTACGGGTCTTCAGACCCTCCTCTCGTTCTTTACGATGAGCCCGAGCCTTGCTGAACAGTTCGAGGTTCTGGTCAACCTTGCGGTTATCACGAACTTGATTCCCTACCTCCTTTCGATGGGTGCAGTCAAGATTCTGCAGAAGCGTTCGGGAGTTCCGTCCAGCAAGGCACGTGTTGTCAACGTTCTTGCGTTTATCGCAGCTCTGTACTCGCTTTACTCGCTGTTCACCGCTGGGGAGCAGGCCATGATGGGTGGCGCGCTCGTCACGTTCTTCGGCTGGACCCTGTTCGGTGTCCTCGCTCCGCGGCTGCTTGACGGTCGACAGAGCGACAATGACAAGGTTCACGAAGAGATTGAGAAGGCTAAGCAATCCCCGTCTGGGCTCAATCCAGCATCGGCTTGAGTTGGCCTCTCGGAACGGTTTCAGCTCTGGCTCTGGTTTGTAGTTTGAGCTGTAATCCCCGTTAGCGACTACCGTCCCACCTGCTAATTGCTCCTGCAGGTGGGACGGTTTTATGTGCCTTGGGTCCATTTGCCTATTGGAAATCAATGCACTACCGCACTTGTCTTAGCACCTTGTGTTTTTGTGCTGTTCCCAGACGTCTATTCAAGCCTCACAGAGGTAATGCCGGTTGGGTTGCGCCGTATGCGGGCAGGTAAGTTGCAGCACGAGTATGGAGAAAGCGTTATTGGGCTGTGTTTAGGCGGCTCGGCCTTTGAGAGATATTCGTCCTCGCCCAATGGTGTTAGCAACGCCGCCTCTTTGACGAACTAGTTCCAGTCTTTTGGATCTCGATAAGGCGTTTCGGTCGATCCTGATGCCTGGTGCTTTCACACCGGGTTTACTTAAGCCTCTTATGCACTTCCCCACGGGTCGTGAAGGGGGGAGTGCGACGAGAAGATAAGCATCGTCGCTTCTCTACCACTCGGGTGCAATTTTGGCTGTCATTGACAGGAAGGCGTCTAACCCATGTCTTGTTCCTAACGAGGGACAGACGCGTGGGGAGAAGTCGATCGGAAAGCCCTTGAAGGTTTGCGAGTGAAGTTTTGTCTTGTTGGGGCGATCTGAAGAGCATGCGGCGGCAACATTGATTGATGTCGGCACCGACGAGGAGAGAAACGTGGGCACTCCTGCCGCGAGAGCGCCGTGAGGTATGTTGTGATGTCGTGAGAAGTGATTTTAGGTGTTTAGTCCTCGCCTCGGCAGTGAGTGGTAGGCGCGTAGAAATGGAGAATCCCCACCGGAAGACCGATGGGGATTGGTTGTGCGCCATCAGGGATTCGAACCCCGGACCCACTGATTAAGAGTCAGTTGCTCTAACCAACTGAGCTAATGGCGCGATTGATCCATCATATCAATAAGGTCTGAGTTTCTCAATTCTGGTTGCGAGTCGAGTTTACGGTCGCCCAAACGAGTTTGGAAGGGGCGCAGATTATCCTCTGATAAGTGGTAACCGGGCCACCGTAGGGGCGCGTATGGTCTACCCGCGGTGGCCCGGTGCTGTTCGGGCAGAGAGCTAGTTGGTCATCAAGACTCGGCTCTTTACCCGTTTGTTGCCCTAGTTCTCGATCGGCTTGATGAGCGGGAAAAGAATTGTTTCACGGATCCCCAAACCGGTGATGGTCTGCAGAACACGGTCAATGCCGATACCCATGCCGCCTGACGGCGGGAACCCGAATTCCATCGCATCGCAGAAGTCTTCGTCGTAACGCATAGCATCTTCATCGCCGCCGGCGGCAAGTTGAGCCTGCTGAACGAACCGCTCCCTTTGGATGACGGGATCGGCGAGCTCGGAATAGGCGGTGCCAATTTCAGACCCGCGGATGTAAAGATCCCACTTTTCAACAACTCCGGGGCGATCACGGTGGTCGCGCGTAAGCGGGCTAGTTTCAACAGGGTAGTTCATGACAAACACGGGGTTGTACAGCTCTTCGGCAGGGATGAGGTGTTCCCAAATCTCTTCCACAAGCTTTCCGTGACCGAGTGTTTCTTCGTCGACATCCACTTCGAACTTGCGGGCGAGTTCGCGGAGGTGCTCCGCCGAAGTCTCAGGGGTGATCTCTTCGCCGGCATAGTGGGAGATGCTTTCGTAGAGATCGATGCGCTTCCACTCGCCGCCCAGATCGAACTCGGTGCCATCGTCAAGGGTGACCAAAGTCGATCCTGTTGCTGCAATGGCAGCATTCTGGATAAGTTCCTGAGCGAGGTTGGCCATGACGTTGTAGTCGGCATACGCCTCGTAGCATTCGAGCATGGTGAACTCGGGAGAGTGGGTCGAGTCCGCGCCCTCGTTTCGGAAGTTGCGGTTGATCTCGAATACTCGATCGAGGCCCCCCACGACCGCACGCTTCAGGAAGAGCTCAGGTGCGATTCGGAGAGAAACCTGCATATCGAACGCGTTCATGTGCGTATCAAAAGAGCGCGCGGACGCGCCCGAGGGCACAACCTGAAGCATCGGAGTTTCAAGCTCGATGTAGTTGCGTTCACGGAAAGTGTCGCGAAGAGCCTGGATGACGCGGGTGCGCAGGCGTGCAATGCGCTGGGCCTCGGGATTGACGATGAGGTCGACATATCGGCGACGCATTCGCATCTCGTCGCTGAGGTCGGTGTGGAGGTTGGGCAGTGGGCGAAGGGACTTGGATGCCATTTCCCAACGATCAGCGTAGATGGAAAGCTCGCCAGTTCGCGAGGTGCCAATTTCACCATGAACGAAGATGTGGTCGCCAATATCAACAAGACGGTTGAAATCTTCAAAGGCTTGCTCGCCCACTGCATTTTCAACGAGCATCGCTTGCAGTCGCGAATGATCGCCCGCCTGCAGAACGGCGAAGACGAGCTTGCCCGTCTTACGCACGTGAATGACGCGGCCGGAAATGCCGACGATGTCGCCGCTCTTGACCTCGGAGCCCTCGAGATCGCCGTGCTTTTCGAGGACGGCCTGGATCGTCGTGGTGTTTTCCACACCGACGGGGTAAGGCAGTCGCTCTTCCTGCTTGAGCATGTCGGCCCGCTTACCCATGCGCACCGCGCGTTGGTCAGCGGTAGTTTGGGTCTCGACGCCCGCGTTGGGGCCAGCATTGAGCTCAGACACGATGATCTCTCTCTCTTGATGTTGTGACTTTGTTCCTAGGTAAGGAACACGCTCAGTGTAACAGTAAATTCATGCAATCGTGTTACCTGTCTTACGTCGTAAAGTCGCATCCATGGTTACTTATGCGTAGCGACATCTAGGCGAATGAAGAGTATAAAAATAGACGCCTAGTTCTAGTGTGGAGCGCGATTCTGACTTTCGAATGCTTTTGAAACGGTGAATCAAAAGAAGAGCGTCCGCGTGGCGATTTGGAAAAACCACGCGGACGCTCTTCGCCCTATCGCATACCGGACTTGGTCCGGCAGCCTTTACTTGTTGCGGATGACGTACCCGTAGGCACGCTGGCGGCCGTCTTCTTCGGTCACCATGTGAACGCCCTGGAGCTCAGGAGCGAAACCGGGCAGCTGGTTGATGCCCTCTTCAAGTGCCATGAAGTAGTCGTACTGCGGGCCGCCCCAGACCTCACCGGGAACAACCACGACGACACCCGGGGGGTAGGGAAGAGCGCCCTCGGCCGCAACGCGGCCCTTGCACTCTTCGATCGGCAGGTAGTCGACGTTGCCGCGGATGAACTCGACGTTTGCTTCCTGCGGGGTCATTTCGACCTTCGGGAAGTTCTCCTCGCGGAACATGTCCTTCTGGAGCTGCGCAACCGTGCGGTTCTTGTAGAAGTCGTGCATCTCCTGGCAGAGCTGGCGGATCGTGTAACCGCGGTAGCGGTCCTCGTGCGCAGCGTAGATCTCCGGGAGAACGTCCTGCAGCGGGACGTCGTTCTCGACGGCCTCTTCGAAGCGGCGGAGCGCTGCGACGAGGTTCGAGTACTTCTGGATCGTGTCCGCCGGGGTGAGGAGGAACAGGATCGAGTTGAGGTCGCACTTCTCGGGGACGATGCCCTGCGTACGCAGGTAGTTCGCGAGAATGTTGGCCGGGATGCCGAAGTCTTCGTACTCGAAGCCACCGGTCTTGTTGATGAGGCCCGGCGTGGTGAGCAGGAGCTTCATCGGGTCAACGAAGTACTGGCCTTCAACGTAGCTGTCGAAGCCGTGCCACTGCTCGCCCGGGTGGAACTCGAAGAACTTACGGTTCGAGGCGATGGTTTCGGTGTCGTACGACTCCCAAGGCTTGCCGTCAACCTCGGTGGGGACGAACGGCTTGAGCATCTTGAGGTTGCCGAGGATGAGCTTACGAGCCTCAATCGAGTTCTTGAGGGCTTCGTCCCACAGCTTCTCGCCGGCGCCGTTCTCGTGCATCTTGGCGTTGATGTCGAGCGAGGCGAACAGCGGGTAGTAGGGGCTCGTCGAGGCGTGCATCATGTACGAGTTGTTGAACTGGTCAAAGTTCACGTACCGATCCTGGCCCTTGATGTGCGAGTCCTTCTTGTGGATCTGCGAGGCCTGCGAGAAGCCAGCCTGCTGCTTGTGCACGGACTGGGTCACGAGGATGCCGGGGTCGTTCTCGTCGAGCTCGAGGAGCATCGGCGAGCCTTCCTTCATGATGTCGATCCACTGCTCGTAGCCAACCCATGCGGAGTCGAACAGGATGTAGTCACAGAGGTGACCGATCTTGTCGACAACCTGGCGGGCGTTGTAGATCGTGCCGTCGTAGGTGCCGAGCTGGATGATCGCGAGGCGGAACGGACGCTCTTCCTTTGCACGCTCGGGGGCAACCTTCTCGAGGCGCTCACGGATGTAGTCCTCTTCGAAGCAGTGCTCGTCGATGCCGCCGATGAGGCCGAACGCGTTACGTGCGGTCTCGAGGTAGACGGGCTTGCCGCCGGCCATGATGAGGCCGCCGTGGATGTTCGACTTGTGGTTGTTACGGTCGAACAGCACGAGGTCGTCCGGGCCCACAACAGCGTTGATGGCAACCTTGTTCGACGACGAGGTGCCGTTGAGGATGAACCAGGTGTTGTCGGCGTTGAAGATGCGAGCGGCAGCTTCGGTTGCCTGAACGGGCGGGCCGTCGTGGATGAGGAGGTCACCCATGGCGACGTCAGCGTTACAAAGGTCGGTGCGGAAGAGCTCTTCGCCGTAGAAGTCGAAGAAGCGGCGGCCGGCCGGGTGCTGGCGGAAGAACTGGCCGCCCTGGTGACCGGGGCAGTCGAACGGCGAGAAGCCGCGGTTGTAGTACTTCGTGAGTGCACCGAAGAACGGGGGAAGAACCTCGTCCTCGAACTTGTCGGCGGCAGCAGCAACCTGGCGAGCGAAGTAGTCGCCCTGGAGGTCGTCGAGGGCGATAACGCCGTGGAGACCTTCGAGGTTGGTCGTGTCTTTGGTGCTCTTCACGGCAGCGAAGACGGGAATGCCAAAGCCGTAATCGTTGATCTCGGCAACCTTGCCCGCGTCGATATCGTCCTGATCGAGGATGATCGCGGAGATGTTCGCGAGGTCGCCGCCCTGGAGTGCGGTGAGTTCATAGCCGGGGATCGGGTGGATCGTGGTGTCAGAGCCGAGAAGTGCGGCACTGACTCCGATAGTCCTGCTGAGCATTTTCACTTTCCTTGCATTGGAGAAAATCTCGTCGGCACAACTCTGTCCGACTCTTTGACGCTACACCTTCACGGCGATCTTTTTCTAGGGAGTTAAGTCCCTTCTTTCGGTGGTTGACGGAATGTTCACGTGAGGGGCGTCGCGATTTGCGTACGCTAAGTGTTCGTGTAGTAGGCGAGAGGGGTGAGACTCGGCATTCAGGGCGCCTTTGAGTTTAGGTGGTAAAGGTGCGGGGTAATGGGTCGATCAGGGGTTTGGGTTTGTCGACATGGCCTGCGCAACATTGTGGTTAAGGGCACGACTTGGCGACCCCCTTGGCGGCGGCGGAGGGGCGCGCGGCGCGACTTTGGGTCGCAGGTGTGATGTTTTCAGCGCACCGCAAGCGACAAATATGCAAGTGCGGACCGCTTGGTAGACCATAGTTATGACGGATGTCGACGAACTGGTTCGTTATTAAAGTGTTTTCCGCTGCAAGTAATTGGCGCCCTTTTTGCCGCCTTTCGATGGCTTCTCAGTTTTCGTTGGATCTCCAGCGATGGGATGCCGTCGACGTTGCCTCCCGAAGTGTCGCTCCTTTGTGCTGGGGCAGCAGTGTGCGTGTGCGCGGGGCGATGCTCCGAATCTTGGGGCGGAGTCAGGGTTCTTTGCCCTGAGGTGCGTGTAGCGGAAAGAGGCACTACTTTTGCGGGGCTGTCCGCTCCGGCCCAAGGAACCACAATGTGGCATAGGGCTGAATCATGACCTGGTCCACGTCGAGGTCCCATTCGACGCCGGCGATCGCTTCGCGCGGCGTTGACCCCACGAACTCCCGGAGGAACGTCGGATTGAGCGGCACCGGGTACTCACTCATATTGAAGACCTCGAGCATTTCGCTGAGCGGGTGGTCGCGATGAAGAACGAGGAGCCGCGCATCTGGCGCCGCCACCGCTGTGGAGGACACGCTCGCATGGAGCTGCGGCAGGCCCTTTCTCACGCTGACGAGGTGCACGAAACGGGAGAGCACTTGTGCGGCGGCAGGCGTCGGATGGGAAGCCGAACCCGAACCCAGCTCCGCGCTCGCACTCGAGCCTTGACCTTCGTCGACCTGCGCGAGCGCCTCCCGCGCGAGTTCCCAGTCCATGCGGGGGCGGTGCACCCAGCGGTTGTCATCGGCGTGGGCGGGGTCGCATGCCCAGTGGGGGTCATTCAGCATGCCGAGCTCATCGCCCATATAAAGCAGTGGCTGCCCGCCGAAGCCAAGCATGGCGGCGTGTAGGAGGGTGATGCGGTCGATCGCGAGGGCGATGTCGCTCTCGCGCCCCGATTTCAGCGCTTTTTCGAGCCCTGCGAGCGAGGCGAGGGAGCCGCTTATGCGCTTATCGCCGGTTGTGGGGTTGTGCTGGAACACGAGGCCCTCGGCGAAGCTGCCGGGGAAGGTGCCGGAGTAGAACTCGGAGAGAAAAGCGCGGTGCGCGAATCCGTCGAGGCCGGCCTCGGCGGCGTCGGCATCGGTGACGGCCCAGCCAATGTCATCGTGGCAGCGCACATAGCTTCCCCATGTCGTGTTCGCCGGTTTCGGCGGGAACTTCGCGAGCGCCACGCGCAAGAGAGTGGTGTCGCGTGAGGCGAGGGCGCTCCACAGCTGCACCATGTAGCTGTTGTGGTAGGTCATGTCGGAGAGCTTGCCGGCGTGTTCGCCCACGCCGAGGTAGCCCACGAGGTCTTGGGGGCCCACGATCGCTTCGGCTTTGAGCGCGAGTGCGGGAGCGGCAATGCGGGCCGCCGCGCGCAAGGCGCGCGTGAGGAAATGTACCTCCGGCAGGTTCTGCGAATCGGTTCCTTTGCGCTTCCACGTGAAGGCGATCGCGTCGAGCCGCAGCAGGTCAACGCCACGGTTGGCGAGGGCGCAGATGATCTCCACGAATTCGCAGAACACATCGGGGTTTGCCCAATTGAGGTCCCACTGGAAGTCGTTGAAGGTGGTCCACACCCAACGCTGCAACGTTTCGTCGAACGTGAAGTTGCCCGGCGCGAAGTCGGGGAAAATCTCCGGAAGGGATTTTTCCCATTCGTCGGGTTCGGTGCGATCGGGGAATGTCAGGAAGTACTTGAGGTATTTGTCCTCGCCGGCCCTCGCGCGCTCGGCCCATTCGTGTTCTTTCGCCACGTGGTTGAGAACGAGGTCGAGCTCGAGGCTCATCCCTTTCTTATGCAGCGCCGAGGCGAGGGATTCGAGGTCGTCCATTGTGCCAAGATCAGCGCGCACCTTGCCGTAATCCTTGACCGCGTAACCGCCGTCGGAATTGCCCTCGCGTGGTTCGAGCAGCGGCATGAGGTGGAGGTGCGTGACGCCGAGGGTCTCGAGGTAATCGAGGTGCTGTTCCACGCCGCGCAGGTTTCCCGCGAAGCGATCGGCGTAGGCCACGTAAGCGAGCTGGCGCGGGTCCTGCAGCCAATCGGGGGAGAGGAGGCGCTGCTCGTCGAGGGTGCGCAGGTCCTCGCTGCGTTCCACCATCGCCTTCGCGACGATGCCGAGGACGCGTTCGAAGGTGTCGTTGGCTTTTTCGCCGTAGATCATGGTGAGGCCGCGCCGAAGATCGTCGCCATAGCGGGCAAGACGCAGGTCGAAGCTGGTCGTGAGGTGGCGGCTTGGCGTCTGCTCGTCGGTGGCCTGAGGTGGTGCGGCCATGGAGCCGCGCTCGTGTGCGGGCAGGGGAGCGGCGTGCGTTTGGCGCTCTTCGGGTGGGAGCTGGGTGCGCGGCGCGGGCGCGGTTCCGGGCGGCGCCCCCTGTGGGGTGACCTCGGCTGCGGGGGGTGTCGTGGGTTGTGGGTCCGACGCTTGCGCGTCTTGCACGCGCTCCTTTTTCGTGCGGGCGCTCTCGGGAGAATTCGCTGGCGAGGAAGTCTTTTTTCTGCCGAAAAGTGCCACGGGAAGGTCCTTTGCTGGGAGGGGCCGGCGCTCCTCGACAAGTCTATCGGCCTACTCCGTGGAAGTTCGGGGACTCTGCGCCACCTATTGCGTCAACCCAGCTCACCCAGCCTCCGCTGGAATCGGCACCTGCTGATGCTTGCTTCCCGAGATCTGCGATCACGAAAGTGGTGAAAAATCGCCGCCTCGCGTCGAAAAGCAATCATCTAACGCGGTTATTCACCACTTTCATGAATCTGGATGCGCGACGACCCACCTCCGGGACGCTCGTCCCGATCTGTGCCGCTGACACCGTCACTGAAACCACTACATATTGTGGCCACCGCGTGTCGCACCACAAGATGTTCCGTCTCCGGGGGAATCTGGGTGGGCAGTCGAGAGCGGCGCCACCGCGGCCCCATCGGCGCATACAGCCACACCACCCTTTTTGCGATAGGAGCGCACCATGCCCGCACGCCAGAAACCTGAGCGCACCCTTGTGGACCCGATTTCCACAATCAACGATTATCTTGCTCGCGCCGATTGGCGCGTGAATGCGAACGCGAATCAGGGCTACAGCGTGGGCGGGCTAGTGCTCAATTCTGCGGGCAAGCTCGTGGCGAACTACTGGCTCGACGAGGTTTTCAGTGAGGAGGCGGGCCGAGCGCACCGTGAGGGGGACATCTATATTCATGACCTCGACATGCTCACGGGCTACTGCGCGGGCTGGTCGCTGCGAACCCTTCTTCAAGAGGGATTCAATGGTGTGCCGGGGGCGATCGCTTCGGCCCCGCCGAAGCATTTCTCGAGCGCATGCGGGCAAATCGTGAACTTCCTCGGCACGCTGCAAAACGAGTGGGCTGGCGCGCAAGCGTTTAGTTCATTCGATACGTACATGGCGCCATTCGTGAGACTCGACGACATGAGCTACGACGAGATTCGTCAAAACATGCAAGAGCTCATTTATAACCTCAATGTGCCGAGCCGCTGGGGAAGCCAGTGTCCGTTCACGAATCTCACCTTTGATTGGAACTGCCCCGAGGACCTCAAGGAGCAATACCCGCTTGTAGGTGGCGAGGTGTGCGATTTTACGTACGGCGAACTGCAAGAGGAAATGGATCTCATCAATCGCGCCTACATCGACGTGATGACCGAGGGGGACGCCAATGGTCGCGTGTTTACCTTCCCCATTCCCACCTACAACATCACGCGCGATTTTGACTGGGATGCACCGAACACCGAGCGCCTCTTCATGATGACGGCGAAATACGGCCTCCCGTACTTCCAAAACTTCATCAACTCGGAGCTTGACCCCGGGCAGATTCGCTCGATGTGCTGCCGCCTTCAGCTCGATCTTCGCGAACTCCTCAAGCGCGGCAACGGTCTATTCGGCAGCGCCGAGCTGACTGGCTCGATCGGCGTGGTCACGATGAATATGGCGCGCCTCGGCTACCTTCACAAGGGAGATGAGCGCGCGCTCGTGAACGCTCTCGATCGCCTCCTCGAACTCGGGAAAGACACGCTCGAAAAGCGCCGCGCGACCGTGCAGGAGCTCATCGATCGCGGACTCTACCCGTATACGAAGCGCTACATGGGCCACCTCGGCAACCACTTCTCGACGCTCGGCGTGAACGGTATGAACGAAATGGTGCGCAATTTTACGGGCGACACCGAGAACCTCGTGACGGATGCGGGGCGTGCGATGTGCGTGCGCATCCTCGACCATATTCGCGAAAAGATGGTGCAGTTCCAGGAGGAGACGGGGAACCTCTATAACCTCGAGGCCACTCCGGCGGAAGGTGCAACGTATCGCCTAGCGAAAGCCGATCGTGAACGCTTCCCCGGT
The window above is part of the Dermabacter vaginalis genome. Proteins encoded here:
- the speC gene encoding ornithine decarboxylase, whose product is MKNGNVVVSDALAESYKRWFPTERQVVALSESDLTDAAVVVLSEEDVQDGKGKEVEELGWGLPVIACVSAERKDLIGKGEIDDVITKDRIQSEYYARKVEKFARRYDREILPPFFEALVDYRDLGNSNFPSPGHHGGQYFRRHPTGRRFFEFYGENLFRTDLSSSDVALGDLLIHEGAPEEALDRAAEVFHADDTWFVLNGTSSSNKVVLNALLAPGDVVLFDRNNHKSIHHGSLVMADAKPVYLETERNAFGLIGGIDAHCFDEDYIRERVAKVDPERAKAERPVRLAVFQLGTYDGTIYNARRVIDQIGHLCDYVLFDSAWVGYEQWIPIMKQSSPMLLELNENDPGIIVTQSVHKGMAGFSQASQIHKKDNHIKDQARYCDSDRFNNAYMMHASTSPFYPMYASLDVNARIHAGGSGEKLWEEALRVSIEARKMILKECKYIRPFLPPTVNGVKWEDTPTEEIMASREYFEFKPGETWHGFPSYEEGQYFIDPMKFLLTTPGVRNTEDGYEYEDFGVPVNILANYLRTLGIIPEKCDLNTILFLITPAETLPKMQELVAALVQFEQMLEEDVPLAEVLPRVYAENEKRYRGYTIRQLCQEMHDFYKEREVAKLQRAMFREETLPKSEISARDANTALIAGNVELIPLSEAEGRIATEGALPYPPGIICVVPGEVWGGAQLKYFLTLEEGINVLPGFAPELQGVHMVNEDDGSTRAYAYVVKN
- the potE gene encoding putrescine-ornithine antiporter — protein: MNDKPVQKKMGVVQLTILTMVNMMGSGIIMLPTKLAQIGTISILSWIVTAGGATILAYCFAKLGRYSRNAGGMGGYAEYAFGKSGSFMANYTYILSLGIANIAIAISAVGYGLTLFDIDTSGMSNGPLIVGGLAIATMWLATVLNFGGASITGKIGSITVWGVIAPVLGICIIGWFWFSPSTWTAAWNPHDLGFFKAVSSSIAMTLWAFLGLESASANSDAVENPEKNVPIAVMGGTLGAAVMYILSTNVVAGIVNHEELAASNGPFGLAFAHMFNPTVGRIITALMVIACFGSLLGWQFTIAEVARSMAKVGQLPKIFNHVTKAGAPIIGMCIITGLQTLLSFFTMSPSLAEQFEVLVNLAVITNLIPYLLSMGAVKILQKRSGVPSSKARVVNVLAFIAALYSLYSLFTAGEQAMMGGALVTFFGWTLFGVLAPRLLDGRQSDNDKVHEEIEKAKQSPSGLNPASA
- the lysS gene encoding lysine--tRNA ligase, translating into MSELNAGPNAGVETQTTADQRAVRMGKRADMLKQEERLPYPVGVENTTTIQAVLEKHGDLEGSEVKSGDIVGISGRVIHVRKTGKLVFAVLQAGDHSRLQAMLVENAVGEQAFEDFNRLVDIGDHIFVHGEIGTSRTGELSIYADRWEMASKSLRPLPNLHTDLSDEMRMRRRYVDLIVNPEAQRIARLRTRVIQALRDTFRERNYIELETPMLQVVPSGASARSFDTHMNAFDMQVSLRIAPELFLKRAVVGGLDRVFEINRNFRNEGADSTHSPEFTMLECYEAYADYNVMANLAQELIQNAAIAATGSTLVTLDDGTEFDLGGEWKRIDLYESISHYAGEEITPETSAEHLRELARKFEVDVDEETLGHGKLVEEIWEHLIPAEELYNPVFVMNYPVETSPLTRDHRDRPGVVEKWDLYIRGSEIGTAYSELADPVIQRERFVQQAQLAAGGDEDAMRYDEDFCDAMEFGFPPSGGMGIGIDRVLQTITGLGIRETILFPLIKPIEN
- the speC gene encoding ornithine decarboxylase: MLSRTIGVSAALLGSDTTIHPIPGYELTALQGGDLANISAIILDQDDIDAGKVAEINDYGFGIPVFAAVKSTKDTTNLEGLHGVIALDDLQGDYFARQVAAAADKFEDEVLPPFFGALTKYYNRGFSPFDCPGHQGGQFFRQHPAGRRFFDFYGEELFRTDLCNADVAMGDLLIHDGPPVQATEAAARIFNADNTWFILNGTSSSNKVAINAVVGPDDLVLFDRNNHKSNIHGGLIMAGGKPVYLETARNAFGLIGGIDEHCFEEDYIRERLEKVAPERAKEERPFRLAIIQLGTYDGTIYNARQVVDKIGHLCDYILFDSAWVGYEQWIDIMKEGSPMLLELDENDPGILVTQSVHKQQAGFSQASQIHKKDSHIKGQDRYVNFDQFNNSYMMHASTSPYYPLFASLDINAKMHENGAGEKLWDEALKNSIEARKLILGNLKMLKPFVPTEVDGKPWESYDTETIASNRKFFEFHPGEQWHGFDSYVEGQYFVDPMKLLLTTPGLINKTGGFEYEDFGIPANILANYLRTQGIVPEKCDLNSILFLLTPADTIQKYSNLVAALRRFEEAVENDVPLQDVLPEIYAAHEDRYRGYTIRQLCQEMHDFYKNRTVAQLQKDMFREENFPKVEMTPQEANVEFIRGNVDYLPIEECKGRVAAEGALPYPPGVVVVVPGEVWGGPQYDYFMALEEGINQLPGFAPELQGVHMVTEEDGRQRAYGYVIRNK